One Eubalaena glacialis isolate mEubGla1 chromosome 11, mEubGla1.1.hap2.+ XY, whole genome shotgun sequence DNA segment encodes these proteins:
- the LOC133100800 gene encoding small ribosomal subunit protein eS12-like, whose amino-acid sequence MAEEGIAAGGVMDVNTALQEVLKTALIHDGLAHGIREAAKALDKRQAHLYVLASNCDEPMYVKFVEALCTEHQINLIKVDDNKKLGEWVALCKTDREGKPCKVVGCSCVVVKDYGKESQAKDVIEEYFKRKK is encoded by the coding sequence ATGGCTGAAGAAGGCATTGCTGCTGGAGGTGTAATGGACGTTAATACTGCTTTGCAAGAGGTGCTGAAGACTGCCCTCATCCATGATGGCCTAGCACATGGAATTCGCGAGGCTGCTAAAGCCTTAGACAAGCGCCAAGCCCATCTTTATGTGCTTGCATCCAACTGTGATGAGCCTATGTATGTCAAGTTCGTGGAGGCCCTTTGTACTGAGCACCAAATCAACCTGATTAAGGTTGATGACAACAAGAAACTAGGGGAATGGGTAGCCCTCTGTAAAACTGACAGAGAGGGAAAACCCTGTAAAGTGGTCGGTTGCAGTTGTGTGGTGGTTAAGGACTACGGCAAAGAGTCTCAGGCCAAGGATGTCATCGAGGAGTACTTCAAACGCAAGAAATGA
- the LOC133101687 gene encoding LOW QUALITY PROTEIN: rabankyrin-5-like (The sequence of the model RefSeq protein was modified relative to this genomic sequence to represent the inferred CDS: inserted 1 base in 1 codon) produces MRGHGWVKEGAKVEGVLPREELEATTTDGPARSCPFILLSGVARKNRRSRRQSHSRAAVQVQAAIRRAPERCNAPRNARLLRGRPRPYAPSPPPPLLGARLLQLLRISANPGGQSPRPGSQRRVWRAGSGAALPERSEPGREAPLGSVPIPRVDLQTEEALPSPKEPASLPSSVDSSVYLQTPLHMTIAYNHPDVVSVILEQKANALHATNNLQIIPDFSLKDSRDQTVLGLALGTGVHTIAAQLLGSGACISGTMSDGQTLLHMAMQRQESKNALFLLEHQVDINVRTQDGETALQLAIRNQLPLVADAICTQGADTSVPDEKGNPRLWLTLANNLEDVASTLVRHGCDATCWGPGPSGCLQALLHRAMDENNESIACFLIRSGCDVNSPRQPGANGEGEEEARDGQTPLHLAASWGLQEMIQCLLEFGAPVTVQDTEGRAPAHVAVSNQHGVIIQLLVSYPDIHLHVRDRQGLTPCACAVTYKNNKAXEAILRRESGAAEEVDNKGRNFLHVAVQNSDSESVLFLIGVQANVNSRVQDASKWTPLHLAVHAGSEININIIPVVTSVE; encoded by the exons ATGCGGGGGCATGGGTGGGTGAAG GAAGGCGCAAAGGTAGAGGGGGTCCTACCGAGGGAGGAGCTAGAGGCCACCACGACAGATGGACCAGCCCGGTCCTGCCCCTTCATTTTACTGTCGGGGGTGGCGAGGAAGAACAGGAGGAGTAGAAG GCAGAGCCACAGCCGCGCGGCCGTGCAG GTGCAGGCGGCCATCCGCCGCGCCCCCGAGCGCTGCAACGCGCCGCGGAACGCCCGGCTGCTCCGAGGTCGCCCCCGGCCTTATGCACCcagcccgccgccgccgctgctgggAGCCCGGCTGCTCCAGCTTCTCCGGATCTCAGCAAACCCCGGGGGGCAGTCTCCGCGGCCAGGTTCTCAGCGCCG CGTGTGGCGAGCGGGCTCAGGGGCTGCGCTGCCGGAGCGCTCAGAGCCGGGCAGAGAGGCACCCCTGGGCTCCGTCCCAA TACCAAGGGTGGACCTACAGACGGAGGAGGCCCTGCCTTCACCAAAGGAGCCTGCATCCTTGCCCAGCTCAGTGGACAGCAGCGTCTATCTGCAGACACCACTGCACATGACGATTGCCTATAATCATCCAGATGTGGTGTCTGTCATCCTGGAGCAAAAAGCTAATGCTCTTCATGCCACCAACAACCTGCAAATTATTCCAGACTTCAGCCTCAAGGATTCCCGAGACCAAACTGTGCTGGGCCTGGCATTAGGGACGGGCGTGCACACAATCGCAGCCCAGCTGCTGGGCTCCGGGGCTTGCATCAGCGGCACCATGTCAGACGGGCAGACCTTGCTGCACATGGCCATGCAGCGGCAGGAGAGCAAGAACGCGCTCTTTCTCCTGGAGCACCAGGTGGACATAAACGTCAGGACTCAGGATGGGGAGACGGCTCTTCAGCTGGCCATCAGAAATCAGCTTCCCCTTGTCGCAGATGCCATATGCACCCAAGGAGCTGACACGTCTGTGCCAGATGAGAAGGGGAACCCCCGACTGTGGCTCACGCTGGCAAATAATCTGGAGGACGTCGCATCCACTCTGGTCAGACATGGTTGTGATGCCACGTGCTGGGGCCCAGGGCCTAGTGGGTGCCTTCAGGCACTGCTGCACAGAGCCATGGATGAAAACAACGAGTCCATCGCCTGCTTTCTTATTCGCAGTGGCTGCGATGTGAATAGTCCCAGACAACCTGGTGCTaatggagaaggagaggaagaggccaGAGATGGGCAGACCCCCTTGCATTTGGCAGCCTCCTGGGGGCTGCAAGAGATGATACAGTGTCTTCTGGAGTTTGGTGCCCCTGTAACTGTGCAGGATACAGAAGGAAGAGCGCCTGCCCACGTGGCCGTCAGCAACCAACACGGCGTCATCATTCAGCTGCTGGTTTCCTACCCTGACATCCACCTGCATGTCCGAGACAGGCAGGGCCTGACCCCCTGTGCCTGTGCCGTGACCTACAAGAACAACAAGG GCGAGGCCATCCTGAGACGAGAGTCCGGGGCTGCCGAGGAGGTGGATAACAAGGGCCGGAATTTTCTTCACGTGGCAGTTCAGAACTCTGATAGCGAAAGTGTGCTGTTCCTGATCGGTGTTCAGGCTAACGTGAATTCCAGAGTCCAGGATGCTTCCAAGTGGACCCCTTTGCACCTTGCTGTCCATGCAGGCtcagaaattaatataaatat CATCCCTGTGGTCACTAGTGTTGAGTAG